The Mycolicibacterium hassiacum DSM 44199 genome includes a window with the following:
- a CDS encoding potassium channel family protein, with amino-acid sequence MRVAIAGAGAVGRSIARELVETHEVTLIERNPDHIDVDAIPGAQWRLGDACELSLLESLKLEEFDVVIAATGDDKVNVVLSLLAKTEFAVPRVVARVNDPRNEWLFNETWGVDVAVSTPRMLASLVEEAVAVGDLVRLMEFRKGQANLVEITLPDDTPWGGKPVKRLELPRDAALVTILRGSRVIVPEPDEPLEGGDELLFVAVTEVEEELQRLLLHPQSR; translated from the coding sequence ATGAGGGTCGCGATCGCCGGCGCGGGTGCGGTCGGCAGGTCCATCGCCCGTGAACTGGTCGAAACCCACGAGGTCACGCTGATCGAGCGCAACCCGGACCACATCGACGTCGACGCCATCCCGGGGGCGCAGTGGCGGCTCGGGGACGCCTGCGAGCTGAGCCTGCTGGAGTCGCTCAAACTCGAGGAGTTCGACGTCGTGATCGCCGCCACCGGCGACGACAAGGTCAACGTCGTGCTCAGCCTGCTGGCCAAGACGGAGTTCGCCGTGCCGCGGGTGGTGGCCCGGGTCAACGACCCCCGCAACGAGTGGCTGTTCAACGAGACCTGGGGCGTCGACGTCGCGGTGTCCACACCGCGGATGCTCGCCTCGCTGGTGGAGGAGGCGGTCGCGGTCGGCGATCTGGTGCGGTTGATGGAGTTCCGCAAGGGCCAGGCCAACCTGGTCGAGATCACCCTGCCCGACGACACCCCGTGGGGCGGCAAACCGGTCAAGCGGCTCGAGCTGCCCCGCGACGCGGCGCTGGTGACCATCCTGCGCGGGTCGCGGGTGATCGTGCCGGAGCCCGACGAGCCGCTGGAGGGCGGCGACGAGTTGCTGTTCGTCGCGGTCACCGAGGTCGAGGAGGAGCTGCAGCGCCTGCTGCTGCATCCGCAGTCGCGCTGA
- a CDS encoding DUF3159 domain-containing protein — protein sequence MSPPGAEPGKPAGRAHAVLEQMGGVSGLIYSSLPVVAFVPISQLFGLTSAIVTALAVATLVLIWRLARRESAQPAVSGFFGVGVCALIAYLVGEAKGYFLLGIWSSLAWATVFGLSVLIRRPVVGYIWALVNDRDRDWRRVPAAVRAFDLATLVWVAVFASRFIVQQRLYDADETGWLGFARIAMGWPLTALGALITYLAIRSAQKAIHGRGGSGNRPAPADDSPGDAGAPEDVRQPDIH from the coding sequence GTGAGTCCACCCGGAGCCGAACCGGGTAAACCCGCCGGCCGGGCCCATGCGGTGTTGGAGCAGATGGGCGGCGTCAGCGGCCTGATCTACTCGTCGCTGCCGGTGGTCGCGTTCGTACCGATTTCGCAGTTGTTCGGGCTGACATCGGCGATCGTGACCGCGCTGGCGGTGGCCACCCTGGTGTTGATCTGGCGGCTGGCGCGCCGCGAGTCCGCCCAGCCGGCCGTCTCCGGGTTCTTCGGGGTCGGGGTCTGCGCGCTGATCGCCTACCTGGTGGGGGAGGCGAAAGGCTATTTCCTGCTGGGTATCTGGTCGTCGCTGGCCTGGGCGACGGTGTTCGGGCTCTCGGTGCTGATCCGCCGGCCGGTGGTCGGCTACATCTGGGCGCTGGTCAACGACCGCGACCGGGACTGGCGGCGGGTGCCGGCCGCGGTGCGCGCCTTCGATCTCGCCACCCTGGTGTGGGTCGCGGTGTTCGCATCCCGGTTCATCGTGCAGCAGCGGCTCTACGACGCCGACGAGACCGGGTGGCTGGGGTTCGCCCGCATCGCGATGGGCTGGCCGCTGACCGCGCTGGGCGCGTTGATCACGTATCTGGCGATCCGCTCGGCGCAGAAGGCCATCCACGGCCGCGGCGGGTCCGGGAACCGCCCGGCGCCGGCCGACGACAGTCCCGGCGACGCCGGCGCACCGGAGGACGTCCGCCAGCCGGACATCCATTGA
- a CDS encoding OB-fold nucleic acid binding domain-containing protein, with translation MATAEGYLRRLTRRLTEDPEQLDVEELSEEAANTGAQRAIDCQRGQEVTMIGTLRSVECNAKNCANTVRAELFDGTDSVMLVWLGQRRIPGIESGRTLKVHGRIGRLDNGAKAIYNPHYEIQK, from the coding sequence ATGGCTACCGCCGAAGGGTACCTGCGCCGCCTCACCAGGCGGTTGACGGAGGACCCGGAGCAACTCGACGTCGAAGAGCTCAGTGAGGAAGCCGCCAACACCGGTGCCCAGCGGGCGATCGACTGTCAACGTGGGCAGGAAGTGACCATGATCGGCACCCTGCGCAGTGTCGAGTGCAACGCCAAGAACTGCGCCAACACTGTCAGGGCTGAACTGTTCGACGGCACCGACTCGGTGATGCTGGTCTGGCTCGGACAGCGGCGCATCCCCGGCATCGAGTCCGGCCGGACGCTGAAGGTGCACGGACGGATCGGCCGCCTCGACAACGGTGCCAAGGCGATCTACAACCCGCACTACGAGATCCAGAAGTGA
- a CDS encoding serine aminopeptidase domain-containing protein, giving the protein MSVELRGVTTVLLPGTGSDHDYVRRAFAPALRRTGAVLVTPPPQPHRLIAGYRDALDAAAGRAPIAVGGVSIGAAVAAAWALAHPERVIAVLAALPAWSGEPGGCPAALAARHSAMVLRRDGIESAIAQMRADSPRWLGDELARSWRAQWPALPDAMEQAAAYVAPTARELSRLVVPMGVAAASDDPVHPIAVAEQWVAAAPRAALRAVTLDEMGADPAVLGAACVAAVRAAAGSTAGDPGLSRR; this is encoded by the coding sequence GTGTCAGTCGAGTTGCGGGGTGTGACGACGGTGCTGCTCCCGGGCACCGGATCCGACCACGACTACGTCCGCCGGGCGTTCGCGCCGGCGTTGCGCCGCACCGGTGCGGTGCTGGTCACGCCGCCGCCGCAGCCGCACCGGCTCATCGCCGGCTATCGCGATGCCCTCGATGCCGCGGCCGGTCGCGCCCCGATCGCGGTCGGCGGGGTGTCGATCGGCGCCGCGGTGGCGGCCGCCTGGGCGCTGGCCCACCCGGAGCGGGTGATCGCGGTGCTGGCCGCCCTGCCGGCCTGGTCCGGCGAGCCGGGAGGCTGCCCGGCCGCGCTGGCGGCCCGCCACTCGGCGATGGTGCTGCGCCGCGACGGGATCGAGTCGGCGATCGCGCAGATGCGGGCGGATAGCCCGCGCTGGCTCGGGGACGAGCTGGCCCGGTCCTGGCGGGCCCAGTGGCCCGCGCTGCCCGACGCGATGGAGCAGGCGGCGGCCTACGTCGCGCCCACCGCGCGGGAGCTGTCGCGGCTGGTTGTCCCGATGGGGGTGGCGGCGGCGAGCGACGATCCGGTGCATCCGATCGCGGTCGCCGAACAATGGGTGGCCGCCGCACCGCGGGCGGCGTTGCGCGCCGTCACCCTCGACGAGATGGGCGCCGACCCGGCGGTGCTGGGGGCGGCGTGTGTGGCGGCGGTGCGGGCCGCGGCGGGCAGCACCGCCGGCGATCCGGGCCTCAGCCGCCGGTGA
- a CDS encoding DUF3710 domain-containing protein: MAFGNGQDDDLADDLSGDEEVEGPFDIEDFDDPSAAAIGRLDLGSVLIPLPEGGQVQVELTPQGAPSAIWVVTPNGRFTIAAYAAPKTAGLWREVAAELADSLRKDKAQVSIQDGKWGREVVGTTPGGDPQAGMVRFIGVDGYRWMIRCVANGPADKMDALAAEARNAVADTVVRRGKNPLPVRTPLPIELPEAMANQLRAAAAQAAQQAQQQQAQQQQAGPARRSAQGSAMQQLRTITGG, encoded by the coding sequence ATGGCATTCGGTAACGGACAAGACGACGACCTGGCCGACGACCTGTCCGGCGACGAAGAGGTCGAGGGCCCGTTCGACATCGAGGACTTCGACGACCCGTCGGCGGCCGCGATCGGGCGGCTCGACCTCGGGTCGGTGCTGATCCCGCTGCCCGAGGGCGGACAGGTCCAGGTCGAGCTCACCCCGCAGGGGGCGCCCAGCGCGATCTGGGTGGTCACCCCCAACGGCCGGTTCACCATCGCCGCGTACGCCGCGCCGAAGACGGCCGGGCTGTGGCGCGAGGTCGCCGCGGAACTGGCCGATTCGCTGCGTAAGGACAAGGCTCAGGTATCCATCCAGGACGGCAAATGGGGCCGGGAGGTGGTCGGCACCACCCCCGGCGGAGACCCGCAGGCCGGCATGGTGCGGTTCATCGGCGTCGACGGCTACCGCTGGATGATCCGCTGTGTGGCCAACGGCCCCGCCGACAAGATGGACGCGCTGGCCGCCGAAGCGCGAAACGCGGTGGCCGACACGGTCGTTCGGCGCGGCAAGAACCCGCTTCCGGTGCGCACCCCGCTGCCGATCGAGCTGCCCGAGGCGATGGCCAACCAGCTGCGCGCCGCCGCGGCGCAGGCCGCCCAGCAGGCCCAGCAACAGCAGGCCCAGCAACAGCAGGCCGGACCGGCGCGCCGCAGTGCTCAGGGGTCGGCCATGCAGCAGCTGCGGACCATCACCGGCGGCTGA
- the dut gene encoding dUTP diphosphatase — MSTTLAVVRLDKDLPMPSRAHEGDAGVDLYSAIDVELAPGQRALVPTGIAVAIPYGMVGLIHPRSGLAARLGLSIVNTPGTIDAGYRGEIKVSLINLDPHQPITVRRGDRIAQLLVQRVELPELVEVSSFDEAGLADTSRGEGGYGSSGGHASL, encoded by the coding sequence GTGTCCACCACTTTGGCCGTCGTCCGCCTGGACAAGGATCTGCCGATGCCGAGCCGCGCCCACGAGGGCGACGCCGGGGTCGATCTGTACAGCGCGATCGACGTGGAGCTCGCGCCGGGACAGCGTGCGCTCGTCCCGACCGGGATCGCGGTCGCAATCCCGTACGGGATGGTGGGGCTGATCCATCCGCGCTCGGGTCTGGCTGCCCGCCTGGGGCTTTCGATCGTCAACACCCCGGGAACCATCGACGCCGGCTACCGCGGTGAGATCAAGGTCTCACTGATCAACCTCGACCCGCACCAGCCGATCACCGTGCGCCGCGGCGACCGGATCGCGCAGCTGCTGGTCCAGCGCGTCGAGCTGCCCGAACTGGTCGAGGTGAGTTCCTTCGACGAGGCCGGGCTGGCGGACACCTCCCGTGGCGAAGGCGGCTACGGTTCCTCCGGCGGACATGCGAGTTTGTAG
- a CDS encoding DUF3093 domain-containing protein: protein MSDTRATSQSVRYRERLSLPWWWWPPGLGVAALLAFEINKGVRGLPDWVPYAALFAVAAVALVWLGRTELKVVSGPGGTELWVGEAHLPAAVVSRYAEVPRSAKSAALGRQLDPAAYVVHKAWIGPMVLLVLDDPDDPTPYWIVSCRHPDRVIAAMSGSDVS, encoded by the coding sequence GTGTCCGACACGCGCGCCACGTCGCAATCCGTGCGCTACCGGGAGCGGCTGAGCCTGCCCTGGTGGTGGTGGCCACCCGGGCTCGGGGTGGCCGCGCTGCTCGCCTTCGAGATCAACAAGGGTGTCCGCGGTCTGCCCGACTGGGTGCCGTACGCGGCGCTGTTCGCGGTGGCGGCGGTGGCGCTGGTGTGGCTGGGCCGCACCGAACTGAAGGTGGTGTCCGGTCCCGGCGGGACCGAACTGTGGGTGGGCGAGGCCCACCTGCCGGCCGCCGTGGTGTCCCGCTACGCCGAGGTGCCGCGCAGCGCGAAGTCCGCGGCGCTGGGCCGACAGCTGGACCCGGCCGCCTACGTCGTGCACAAAGCGTGGATCGGACCGATGGTGTTGCTGGTTCTCGACGACCCCGACGACCCGACGCCGTACTGGATCGTCAGCTGCCGCCACCCGGATCGGGTGATCGCGGCGATGAGCGGTTCGGACGTGTCCTGA
- a CDS encoding DUF4193 domain-containing protein has protein sequence MATDYDAPRRSEADDVSEDSLEELKARRNEAQSAVVDVDESETAESFELPGADLSGEELSVRVIPKQADEFTCSSCFLVHHRSRLASEKNGVMICSDCAA, from the coding sequence ATGGCTACCGATTACGACGCCCCACGGCGCTCTGAAGCCGATGACGTTTCAGAGGATTCGCTCGAGGAGCTGAAGGCGCGGCGTAACGAGGCCCAGTCGGCGGTTGTGGATGTCGACGAGTCAGAAACCGCGGAATCGTTCGAACTGCCCGGTGCCGACTTGTCCGGTGAAGAGCTGTCGGTCCGTGTCATTCCGAAGCAGGCCGACGAGTTCACCTGCTCGAGTTGCTTCCTGGTGCATCACCGCAGCCGGCTGGCCAGCGAGAAGAACGGTGTGATGATCTGCTCGGACTGCGCGGCCTGA
- the cei gene encoding envelope integrity protein Cei yields MVAQITEGTAFDKHGRPFRRRNYLPGILVLAALATVTAIIWSVALTRPADVHEAAPCNPPQSGADTVSLGQQVSPSEMAEVEPARLADARIRVLNASGRAGQAADVATELRELGFPDPGADNDPVYADTRLICQGQIRFGPAGRAAAAAVWLVAPCTELYQDGRPDDTVDLALGTEFTSLSRGDDTEAALAGLRQDATEPPDPDLLAKLHSSC; encoded by the coding sequence GTGGTCGCACAAATCACCGAAGGCACCGCGTTCGACAAGCACGGACGGCCCTTTCGCAGGCGCAATTACCTGCCCGGAATCCTGGTGCTCGCCGCGCTGGCGACGGTGACCGCGATCATCTGGTCGGTGGCGCTGACCCGCCCCGCCGACGTGCACGAGGCGGCCCCCTGCAACCCGCCGCAGTCCGGCGCGGACACCGTGTCACTGGGCCAGCAGGTCAGTCCCAGCGAGATGGCCGAGGTCGAGCCCGCCAGGCTCGCCGACGCCCGCATCCGGGTGCTCAACGCCAGCGGCCGCGCGGGTCAGGCCGCGGACGTCGCCACCGAGCTGCGCGAGTTGGGGTTCCCCGATCCGGGCGCCGACAACGACCCCGTCTACGCCGACACCCGGTTGATCTGCCAGGGCCAGATCCGGTTCGGCCCGGCGGGGCGCGCGGCCGCCGCGGCGGTCTGGCTGGTCGCCCCGTGCACCGAGCTCTACCAGGACGGGCGCCCGGATGACACCGTCGACCTGGCCCTGGGCACCGAGTTCACCTCGCTCAGCCGCGGCGACGACACCGAGGCGGCGCTGGCCGGGCTGCGGCAGGACGCCACCGAACCGCCGGACCCCGACCTGCTGGCGAAACTGCACAGCAGCTGCTGA
- a CDS encoding inositol monophosphatase family protein, with the protein MRLCCDGDVDAHTPDDPVALRGIAEQLAAEAAAFVRARRAELFGTGPDGGPATGADDDPKAAVRTKSTPTDPVTVVDTGTERLLRDRLAELRPGDHVFGEEEGGAPVGREDQLTWVLDPIDGTVNFLYGIEAYAVSVAVQRGGTSIAGAVADVAAGAVYSAAAGHGAQLRPTGAGAESRPTGTVAPLRCNAVTDLSMSLVGTGFSYSSAERARQARILTEVLPAVRDVRRLGSAALDLCMVAAGRLDAYYEDGVHLWDWAAGALIAAEAGAVVHLPPVGAGPGRIVAAAPGIAAALDDLLRRAGFQ; encoded by the coding sequence GTGCGGCTGTGCTGCGATGGTGACGTGGACGCTCACACACCAGACGATCCGGTCGCCCTGCGCGGCATCGCCGAACAACTGGCGGCCGAGGCCGCGGCGTTCGTGCGGGCCCGCCGGGCGGAGCTGTTCGGCACCGGCCCGGACGGCGGACCCGCGACCGGCGCGGACGACGACCCGAAAGCGGCGGTGCGCACCAAGAGCACCCCGACCGACCCGGTCACCGTGGTCGACACCGGGACCGAACGGCTGCTGCGTGACCGGCTGGCCGAGCTGCGGCCCGGCGACCACGTCTTCGGCGAGGAGGAGGGCGGTGCGCCGGTCGGTCGGGAGGACCAGCTGACCTGGGTGCTCGACCCGATCGACGGCACGGTGAACTTCCTCTACGGGATCGAGGCGTATGCGGTGTCGGTGGCCGTGCAGCGCGGCGGGACGTCGATCGCCGGTGCGGTCGCCGATGTGGCGGCCGGGGCGGTCTACTCGGCCGCGGCCGGCCACGGTGCGCAGCTGCGCCCGACTGGCGCCGGCGCGGAGTCGCGCCCGACCGGCACCGTGGCGCCGCTGCGCTGCAACGCCGTCACCGACCTGTCGATGTCGTTGGTGGGCACCGGGTTCTCGTACTCGTCGGCCGAGCGGGCCCGGCAGGCGCGGATCCTCACCGAGGTGCTACCCGCGGTGCGCGACGTGCGCCGGCTCGGGTCGGCCGCGCTGGACCTGTGCATGGTGGCCGCCGGGCGGCTCGACGCCTACTACGAGGACGGGGTTCACCTGTGGGACTGGGCGGCCGGCGCGTTGATCGCCGCGGAGGCGGGGGCGGTGGTGCACCTTCCGCCGGTGGGCGCCGGTCCGGGCCGAATCGTCGCCGCCGCGCCCGGTATCGCCGCGGCGCTCGACGATCTGCTGCGGCGGGCCGGTTTCCAGTAG
- the ppgK gene encoding polyphosphate--glucose phosphotransferase, translated as MTATDSPVAAPTTNGSQRRGFGVDVGGSGIKGGIVDLETGALIGERVKLPTPQPATPEAVARTVAAVVREFGWTEPLGVTYPGVVVDGVVRTAANVDKSWLGVNAKEVFESHLDGQQVTVLNDADAAGLAEERFGAGRDRTGVIVLLTFGTGIGSAVIHNGVLLPNTEFGHIEVGGKEAEHRAASSVKEKKGWSYQRWTEEVTKVLVAIENAIWPDLFIVGGGISRKADKWVPLLKNRTPVVAATLRNTAGIVGAAMAAVEGITAANVTATHQ; from the coding sequence ATGACCGCCACCGATTCCCCCGTCGCCGCGCCGACGACCAACGGAAGCCAGCGCCGCGGATTCGGCGTGGATGTCGGCGGCAGCGGGATCAAGGGCGGCATCGTCGATCTGGAGACCGGCGCGCTGATCGGTGAGCGCGTCAAACTCCCCACCCCGCAACCCGCCACACCCGAGGCGGTGGCCCGGACCGTTGCCGCGGTGGTGCGCGAGTTCGGCTGGACCGAGCCGCTCGGGGTGACCTATCCGGGCGTGGTGGTGGACGGGGTGGTGCGGACCGCCGCCAATGTCGACAAGTCCTGGCTGGGCGTCAACGCCAAGGAGGTGTTCGAGTCACACCTCGACGGCCAGCAGGTCACCGTGCTCAACGACGCCGACGCGGCCGGGCTCGCCGAGGAGCGGTTCGGCGCCGGGCGGGACCGCACCGGGGTGATCGTGTTGCTGACCTTCGGCACCGGCATCGGCTCGGCGGTGATCCACAACGGGGTGCTGCTGCCCAACACCGAGTTCGGCCACATCGAGGTCGGCGGCAAGGAGGCCGAGCACCGCGCCGCGTCGTCGGTCAAGGAGAAGAAGGGCTGGAGCTATCAGCGCTGGACCGAGGAGGTGACGAAGGTGCTGGTCGCGATCGAGAACGCGATCTGGCCCGACCTCTTCATCGTCGGCGGCGGGATCAGCCGCAAGGCCGACAAGTGGGTGCCGTTGCTGAAGAACCGCACCCCGGTGGTGGCCGCCACACTGCGCAACACCGCCGGGATCGTCGGCGCGGCGATGGCCGCCGTCGAGGGCATCACAGCGGCGAACGTCACAGCTACTCATCAGTAG
- a CDS encoding RNA polymerase sigma factor has protein sequence MAATKAGPATDESEKRSATETAAKKTSASKSAAKSANGSEPAKRAAKATDATQTKATKATKAAKATKASKSAPAKKAASAKPAKAAAKAAPAKRASKSAPATKGAAKGRTKKAADADLMPEDLETDDLIAEPDADLDDSVDPVADLDLDDLVDDGTVADIDAPVVEDDVEDDVEDEEDEDGEEDEDDLDEPSEKDKASGDFVWDEEESEALRQARKDAELTASADSVRAYLKQIGKVALLNAEEEVELAKRIEAGLYATHLLNQAAEKGEKLPTQLRRDYQWISRDGERAKNHLLEANLRLVVSLAKRYTGRGMAFLDLIQEGNLGLIRAVEKFDYTKGYKFSTYATWWIRQAITRAMADQARTIRIPVHMVEVINKLGRIQRELLQDLGREPTPEELAKEMDITPEKVLEIQQYAREPISLDQTIGDEGDSQLGDFIEDSEAVVAVDAVSFTLLQDQLQSVLETLSEREAGVVRLRFGLTDGQPRTLDEIGQVYGVTRERIRQIESKTMSKLRHPSRSQVLRDYLD, from the coding sequence GTGGCAGCGACGAAGGCAGGCCCGGCAACCGACGAGTCGGAAAAGCGATCTGCTACCGAGACCGCCGCCAAGAAGACTTCCGCGTCGAAGTCGGCAGCCAAGTCCGCCAACGGCTCGGAGCCTGCGAAGCGAGCGGCCAAGGCGACCGATGCCACGCAGACCAAGGCGACGAAGGCAACGAAAGCCGCCAAGGCGACCAAGGCGAGCAAGTCCGCCCCCGCGAAGAAGGCTGCATCCGCTAAGCCGGCCAAGGCTGCGGCGAAGGCTGCCCCGGCCAAGCGCGCGAGCAAGTCCGCCCCGGCGACCAAGGGGGCGGCCAAGGGCCGCACCAAGAAGGCGGCGGACGCCGACCTAATGCCCGAGGATCTCGAGACCGATGACCTGATCGCCGAGCCCGACGCCGACCTCGACGACTCGGTGGATCCGGTCGCCGACCTCGACCTCGACGACCTCGTCGACGACGGCACCGTAGCCGACATCGACGCCCCGGTGGTCGAGGACGACGTCGAGGACGACGTCGAGGACGAAGAGGACGAGGACGGCGAAGAGGACGAGGACGACCTCGACGAGCCGTCCGAGAAGGACAAGGCGTCCGGCGACTTCGTCTGGGACGAGGAGGAGTCCGAGGCGCTGCGCCAGGCCCGCAAGGACGCCGAGCTGACGGCCTCGGCCGACTCGGTGCGCGCCTACCTCAAGCAGATCGGCAAGGTGGCGCTGCTCAACGCCGAGGAGGAGGTGGAGCTGGCCAAGCGGATCGAGGCCGGTCTGTACGCCACCCACCTGCTCAACCAGGCCGCCGAGAAGGGTGAGAAGCTGCCGACCCAGCTGCGCCGGGACTATCAGTGGATCTCCCGCGACGGCGAGCGGGCCAAGAACCACCTGCTGGAGGCCAACCTGCGCCTGGTGGTGTCGCTGGCCAAGCGCTACACCGGTCGCGGCATGGCGTTCCTGGACCTCATCCAGGAAGGCAACCTCGGCCTGATCCGCGCGGTCGAGAAGTTCGACTACACCAAGGGCTACAAGTTCTCCACCTACGCCACCTGGTGGATCCGCCAGGCCATCACCCGGGCGATGGCCGACCAGGCCCGCACCATCCGCATCCCGGTACACATGGTCGAGGTGATCAACAAGCTCGGCCGCATCCAGCGTGAGCTGCTGCAGGACCTGGGCCGCGAGCCGACCCCGGAGGAGCTCGCCAAGGAGATGGACATCACGCCGGAGAAGGTGCTGGAGATCCAGCAGTACGCGCGTGAGCCGATCTCGCTGGACCAGACCATCGGCGACGAGGGCGATTCCCAGCTCGGCGACTTCATCGAGGACAGCGAGGCCGTGGTGGCCGTCGACGCGGTGAGCTTCACGCTGCTGCAGGACCAGCTGCAGTCGGTGCTGGAGACGCTGTCGGAGCGTGAGGCCGGCGTGGTGCGGCTGCGGTTCGGCCTGACCGACGGCCAGCCGCGCACCCTCGACGAGATCGGCCAGGTCTACGGCGTCACCCGGGAACGCATCCGCCAGATCGAGTCGAAGACCATGTCGAAGTTGCGCCACCCCAGCCGTTCCCAGGTGCTGCGCGACTACCTGGACTAG
- a CDS encoding DUF952 domain-containing protein — protein sequence MPSSRPPALLVHLCGADEWLAARAAGEYRPPSLADSGFVHLSTPEQVHLPANRLYAGRTDLVLLLHIDPARLTSPVRWEPGVPADPVGMEFPHLYGPLPTNAVIRVTAYRPGPDGRFPPWRPGANDEVYTPGVD from the coding sequence ATGCCCTCATCCCGACCGCCCGCGCTGCTGGTGCACCTGTGCGGCGCCGACGAGTGGCTGGCCGCCCGGGCCGCCGGTGAGTACCGGCCGCCGTCGTTGGCCGACAGCGGGTTCGTCCACCTGTCCACCCCCGAGCAGGTGCACCTGCCCGCCAACCGGCTCTACGCCGGGCGCACCGACCTGGTGCTGCTGCTGCACATCGACCCTGCACGACTCACCTCTCCGGTTCGCTGGGAACCGGGTGTTCCCGCTGATCCCGTGGGAATGGAGTTCCCGCATCTGTACGGACCGTTGCCGACGAATGCAGTGATCCGGGTCACTGCCTACCGGCCCGGGCCCGACGGCAGGTTCCCGCCGTGGCGGCCGGGCGCGAACGACGAGGTTTACACTCCGGGTGTTGACTGA
- a CDS encoding DUF7455 domain-containing protein yields the protein MNATLTSPELTRADRCDRCGAAARVRAKLPSGAELLFCQHHANKHEAKLIEMSAVLEVSPVEA from the coding sequence ATGAACGCGACACTCACCAGTCCCGAACTGACCCGGGCTGACCGCTGCGATCGTTGCGGCGCCGCTGCTCGCGTACGAGCCAAGCTGCCGTCGGGCGCGGAGTTGTTGTTCTGCCAGCATCACGCGAACAAGCACGAGGCGAAGCTCATCGAGATGTCGGCGGTGCTCGAAGTCAGCCCGGTGGAGGCATAG
- a CDS encoding nitroreductase/quinone reductase family protein, with translation MRTHDVIASTGAWVLERGHRLLLALTGGRFPRTVMGMLTLELHTVGRKSGRRYSTLLTAQVHDEHRIVVVASKGGHSDHPDWYKNALANPDVSVTVDGVDEPVHARPATPEERSELWPQVVRTYRGYAGYQRRTDREIPLLILERKR, from the coding sequence ATGCGCACACATGACGTGATCGCCTCGACCGGGGCCTGGGTGCTCGAGCGCGGGCATCGACTGCTGCTGGCGCTGACCGGTGGCCGTTTCCCGCGCACCGTGATGGGCATGCTGACCCTCGAGTTGCACACCGTGGGCCGCAAGTCCGGCAGGCGATACTCCACCCTGCTGACCGCGCAGGTGCACGACGAGCACCGCATCGTGGTGGTGGCGTCCAAAGGTGGTCACAGCGACCACCCCGACTGGTACAAGAACGCCCTGGCGAACCCGGACGTCAGCGTCACCGTCGACGGTGTCGACGAGCCGGTGCACGCCCGGCCCGCAACACCCGAGGAGCGCTCCGAACTCTGGCCGCAGGTGGTGCGGACCTACCGCGGCTACGCCGGCTATCAGCGCAGAACCGACCGTGAGATCCCGCTGTTGATCCTGGAACGAAAGCGCTGA
- a CDS encoding DUF3039 domain-containing protein, which yields MTTQTIERTDTEERVDDGTGSDTPKYFHYVKKDKIAESAVLGTHVVALCGEVFPVTRSPKPGSPVCPECKRIYDRLKK from the coding sequence ATGACCACGCAGACCATCGAGCGCACCGACACCGAAGAACGGGTCGACGACGGGACCGGCAGCGACACCCCGAAGTACTTCCACTACGTCAAGAAGGACAAGATCGCCGAGAGCGCGGTGCTCGGTACCCATGTGGTCGCGCTGTGCGGAGAGGTGTTCCCGGTGACCCGGAGCCCCAAGCCCGGTTCGCCGGTCTGCCCGGAGTGCAAGCGCATCTACGACCGGCTCAAGAAGTAG
- a CDS encoding DUF3099 domain-containing protein, which translates to MKHSDELSFDGPFDDEGRPVLITAAATPYEEQHRQRVRRYLQLMFWRVPALLLAWLAYGIWENGLISLAIIAVSIPLPWMAVLIANDRPPRRPEEPRRYDAARRARAMGVAPRPALEQPQQIVDVPPDVPQQHRPEAGGAVPS; encoded by the coding sequence ATGAAACACAGCGACGAGCTGAGTTTCGACGGCCCGTTCGACGACGAGGGTAGGCCGGTTCTGATCACGGCCGCCGCCACCCCCTACGAGGAGCAGCACCGCCAACGGGTTCGCCGGTATCTGCAGCTGATGTTCTGGCGGGTTCCCGCGTTGCTTCTCGCCTGGCTCGCCTATGGGATCTGGGAGAACGGGCTGATCTCGCTGGCCATCATCGCGGTGTCGATCCCGCTGCCGTGGATGGCCGTGCTGATCGCCAACGACCGGCCGCCCCGGCGCCCCGAGGAACCGCGGCGCTACGACGCGGCGCGGCGGGCCCGGGCGATGGGAGTCGCCCCGCGGCCGGCTCTCGAGCAACCTCAGCAGATCGTCGACGTCCCACCGGACGTGCCGCAACAGCACCGGCCGGAGGCCGGCGGCGCGGTGCCCAGCTGA